A window of Stenotrophomonas indicatrix genomic DNA:
GGCTGTCGGCGTCCCGCAACGATGCGATGCTGCCGCCGGACAGCGACAGCTCGACCCGGCGCGCAGCAACGTGTCCATCGACATCGTTGTAGCCGCGGCTGGAGATGACGAAGCGGCCGCCCTGCACCGCATAGGTTGCCGGATCCTTGCCCTGACCATCATCGCGATAGGCCGAGGCGGCCAGTTCGGTCTTCAGAGTTGCCGCATCCATCGCCTTGCCGGGCATCAGTACCAGCGGGCGTGCATAGACGCGCGTCGGGATCTGCCAGCGCAGTTCACCGAAGCGTTGCGTCACCTGCTGGTTCAGGTACAGCGTATAGGGGATCAGGAAACCCAATCCCAACGCGACCGCAGCCATGGTCCAGGTGATCAGTCGGCGCCGCCAGAGCGGGCTGCCATCGTCCTGCAGGTCGTCGTCGGAATCGTCGATGTCGTCGGAATCGTAGCGTCGGGGCACGGGAATGCGGATTGATAGGGTCCGGCGAGTCTAACGCAGGCGCCGCTAAGGCAGGCAGGCGCCGGCCCCGGGTTTCACTGCAGTTCAAGCTTAGCGCGGCATCCGCCACCCGGCACGGGCACCGGCCGCGGCCGCGTGAACGCCTCTCCAGCCTGCCCCGGCGAGGCACACATTGGCGAGCCGGGCCAGCAGGCGAGGCGCGTCCTGGGCAATCCAGCGCAGCGACACATCGGCCCGCCGATACAGCTGCAGCCGCGACCAGGCCATGCGCCAGGCCAGCGCTGCCAGGCCGTGGAAACGAACAGGCGCGATCAGCACGTCACGCCGACGCAGCAGCGCATCCAGCGCCAGCAGGCGATCGGCCGTGCGTTGCCGGCGTTGGCGTTCAAACAGGTCAAGCTGGCGCAGGTGCCGCATCAGTCCACGGCGGCCGGCACCGATCTGGTTGTTGCCATGCTGGCGATAATCAATGGTAGGCCGCGCGATCATGTCCAGCCCACCGTCCAGCGAGGCGACTACAGCCAGCCACTCGTCGTGGCTCCAGCACGGAGCGATCGGCAACGCGCTCTCCAGCAGCCCCCGGCGCAGCGCACAGGTTGCCCCGGTAATGAAGTTGCGCAGCAGAACCGCATCGATCACAAGCCCAGATCGCTCCAGCTCGACTTCGGCCGGATGCACTCCCAGCACTTCAAGCAGATGTCCACCCAGCGCAACGCCATCGCCATCCACCAGGCGCGCATCGCTGTGCAGCAGCAGCAGGCCCGGATCGGCCTGGAACCGTTGCAGGTAAGTTGCAACCCGATCGACATACCAGACGTCGTCCTGGTCGCACAGGAACAGGATGTCGGACCGACAGCGCTGCAGCGCATCGGCAAAATTCAGGATGTAGCCGAGATTGCGTGCATGCTGCACGACCTCGACGCGTATGCCCATCGCGCCCGCCCGGCTGCTGAACACCTGCAGCAGGGCCATGGTCTGATCCGAAGAGCCATCGTCGCCGATGACCACCTCATCCACCGGCTCGCTCTGCGCCAGGATGCTGTCCAACTGCGCCTGCAGGTAGCGCGCACCGTTGTAGGTACACAACGCAACACCCACGCTGGGACGTACGAAGGTCATGCCACTGCCCCTGGCGGAGAAGCGGCAACGCGTGCGGATGCCAGCTCGGGGGTCATGGGCTGCCAGGTACCAGCATCCGGCCGGAACGGGCGCGGCCGCACACCCAGCAGCGCCGTCAATTCGCTGTTGTCGGCGATCAGGTCCTGCTGCAGGCGCGACACCGGGCCGCGCGCACGGGGCAGAACCGCGGCCAACATGCGCAGCGACAGATCCGGGAGCGGCACGGGCAGGGTCGATTCCACCAGGCTGGCACGCATGCGACGGAACATCTCGTGGTAAGGCAGCCGTTCGCCGCCACCGATTTCCAACACCCGGCCTGCGGCGGCCCCGGTTCGTATGGCCTGCACCATGGTCTGGG
This region includes:
- a CDS encoding glycosyltransferase family 2 protein; the encoded protein is MTFVRPSVGVALCTYNGARYLQAQLDSILAQSEPVDEVVIGDDGSSDQTMALLQVFSSRAGAMGIRVEVVQHARNLGYILNFADALQRCRSDILFLCDQDDVWYVDRVATYLQRFQADPGLLLLHSDARLVDGDGVALGGHLLEVLGVHPAEVELERSGLVIDAVLLRNFITGATCALRRGLLESALPIAPCWSHDEWLAVVASLDGGLDMIARPTIDYRQHGNNQIGAGRRGLMRHLRQLDLFERQRRQRTADRLLALDALLRRRDVLIAPVRFHGLAALAWRMAWSRLQLYRRADVSLRWIAQDAPRLLARLANVCLAGAGWRGVHAAAAGARAGWRMPR